GCTCCTCGCTGCCGCCGGCGACACGTCCGGCTGGTCCGGGCTCAGCCCGCCGCATCGCCCGGAGTTGTGGCCCGCCGTGATCGAGATCCTGCAGGCCCTGCTGGCGACCGAACCGGCCGAGGTGGCGAGACGGTTACACGCCCTGCAGGGCCATCGGGTGGGGGAAGCGGCACGGCTCGATCTCGCGATAGATCTCCTCACCGGAATGGCTGAGGGGCGCTGCCTCGACAGACTCGGCCTCCCTGGGCCGGCGGAGGACATCCTGCGGGACGTCGCCGAAGCAGCCCGGATGGCCGGCTACGGCTGGCTCTTCCTCGTGGCGAGCGACCTGGCGGCCACGGCGGCGGCCCATGCCGGCAGGTGGCTCCAGGTGGCGATGCTGGAGAGCCAGATGGCGGACGCGCCAGCGCTGCCCGGGTCTGTCGACCAGGCCGGTAGCCGGGCCGTTCTCTACACGATGATCCGGCGGTACGAACGCTGCCAATCGCTCGACCTCGACGTCCTGGAGAAGTTGAGCGGGCATCCGCAGCTCGCCTACGATGCCGGCGTCAGCGTGCCGGCTCAGGTCCTGGTGCTGCTGAACGGTTTCGACAGCGACCCTCATTCGCGTCGCACCATGGATGCCCTGATGCTGCTGATGCGCGAAATCGGTGGCGATCATCCCCGCGCGCTGAGCCTGTGCTGTGTGTCCCTCCTCGAGGTGAGCAGCGCCCTCGACGGCCGTGCGGAAACCCACGCTGTGGTGCGGCTGGCCGAATCGGTGCTGGGTGAAGATTCCCTCGAAGCTCTCCTGCTCCGCTTCCTGGTGGTGCCGCCCTCACGGTCCGGGCATCCGGCCGAAGAGCGCTTGCGCGAGGCCGCAATCGACGAACGAACGGCCTGGCGCGGCTCGACCATCGTGAGCGCCTGGATCGCTCTCGCCCAGGTCGCGGAGGTATCGGGCCGGCATGTCGAGTCGGATGCGCGCGTGCTCAAGGCTCTGCGTCTGGCCAGTCAGTTCGGCACCGAGCGGGCGTTCCTCGCCATGGGCGGTCAGGGCACCGCGCTCATCCGGAGCCGGTTGGGCCGGCTCGGCGATCTCGATGAGTTTGCGCGCCACATCCTGCGATGCGCCGCCCGAACGCGGCCGGGCGGTGTCGGACCCGCCTCAGAGGTCGGCCGCAGCGGCCCGCACCTCACGCAGCGTGAGCGTGAGGTGCTGAGGGAGTTGCCGGTGCACCAGTCGGTGGCCGATATCGCCCGCAAACGCAACGTGAGCCCGAACACCGTCAAGACCCATCTGCGCAACATCTACCAGAAGCTCGAGGCGGCGAACCGGGCGGATGCCGTGGCGATCGCCCAGGAGCGGGGCCTGCTCTGAGCTAGATTCACCCGGATCGGGTGACTCCACTCGGTGCACCCGCGGCGACACTGCAGCCACACGACACGCGAAGGGATCTGCCATGGAGGAATACACATACGGACCGGTGGAGCTCCTCCTCATCTCGTTCGACGGGGACCGCCCGGGGCCGGCACTGCGGCAGGCGCTTCTCGACTTGATCGAGGAACGCACCATCACCCTGCTCGATCTGATCTTCGTCAACCGAACCGCTGCGGGCGAGCTACAGATCGTCGAGATGGAGGACCTGCCGGACAAGGCGCAGCTACCGGACCTCGATCTCGGCGAACTGGGCCTGGCCGGCATCGACGATGTGGAGGAGCTCGCTGCTGAGCTCGCGCCGGGCACGTCGGCCGCCGTGCTCGTTGTAGAACTCACCTGGGCCCGGCATTTCGCGTCGGTCCTTGCCGCGTCGGGGGGTGCTGTGCTGCACCAGGAACGCATCCCCGCCGCCGCGGTGAACGCCGTTCTCGAGGCCGCGCGCTGACCCGCGAACCGGCACACGGTCCACCCACACCCACACCCACACTCTGAGGAGTCGAAAATGTCCCCACGTCGGATGGGCCGCCCCGGCCTGATCGGAATGGCCGCCCGCACTGCCGTGGTCGCCGGTACGGCCACCGCCGTCAGCGGCACTGTGTCCCGCAGGCAACAAGCCAGGGCCCAGGACGCCCAGGCCCAGGCAGATGCGCAGGCGCAAGAGGCGCAGTATGCGGCCCAACAGCAGTACCAGGCCCAGCAGGCTCCGGCAGCCAATGATTCGGGCATGCTCGCCCAACTGAACCAGTTGTCGCAGCTTCACAATGCAGGTGTACTCAGCGACGACGAGTTCACGGCGGCGAAGGCGAAACTCCTGGCCTGATCCGGAAAGAAATCCGTCGAACAGCCCACGCGGGAGTGCCGGGACGCTAGCCTACTGGGAGGTTCGGGGGCCCTTCTGCCTCGCGCGCCGAGACGTTCGCTTCGCGCGGACCGGAAGGAAGCCCATGTTATTCGATCTCCTCAGCCTCCCCATCGTCGGAATCGTCCTCCTGGTCCTGGTGGTCGGAGTGGTCGTGCTGGTCTACGCCCGCACAATCTACAAGAACGCCGGCCCTGACGAGGCCCTCGTCATCACGGGGAAGAAGTCCAAGAAGACCATCGTCGACGGCGCCACCCTCGAGGAGTCCGGCCAGCGTGTCGTGCACGGCCAGGGGGTGTTCATCACCCCGTTTTTCCAGAAGGCATTCAAGATCAGCCTGCGCAGCCGCGCCATCGAGATCACCGCCGTGGCGCAGGACCGCAATGGGATCACCCTCACGGTCGAGGCCGTCGCCATCGTCAAGGTCGGGGACGACCCGACCGCCATCCGCGCCGCCGCCCAACGGTTCCTCGGCCAGGACAAGAACATCGACAACTTCGCGCAGGAGGTCCTCAGCGGATCGTTGCGGTCGTCGATCGGCGCCACCGACGTCATGACCATCATCCAGAAGCGCGATGAACTGGGTTCGTCCGTCCTGGCCACGGCGCGCGAATCCCTGGCCAACCAGGGTGTGGACGTCGACTCCTTCGAGATCAAGGGCATCACCGACGAGAACGACTACATCCGGGACCTCGGACGCGCTGAGCAGGCCAAGGTGCGCCGCCAGGCCGAGGTCGCCGAACACCAGGCCAACCGGGAAGCCCAGGAGGCGTCGATCATCGCCGAACAGGCCGTGGCCGAAGCCCAGAACACTCTGGCACTGCGCAAGGCCGCCCTGCAGCTCGACACCGACAAGGCGGCCGCAGAGGCCGCGGCGTCGAAGCCACTCG
This is a stretch of genomic DNA from Cryobacterium soli. It encodes these proteins:
- a CDS encoding DUF6325 family protein; translation: MEEYTYGPVELLLISFDGDRPGPALRQALLDLIEERTITLLDLIFVNRTAAGELQIVEMEDLPDKAQLPDLDLGELGLAGIDDVEELAAELAPGTSAAVLVVELTWARHFASVLAASGGAVLHQERIPAAAVNAVLEAAR
- a CDS encoding SHOCT domain-containing protein; the encoded protein is MSPRRMGRPGLIGMAARTAVVAGTATAVSGTVSRRQQARAQDAQAQADAQAQEAQYAAQQQYQAQQAPAANDSGMLAQLNQLSQLHNAGVLSDDEFTAAKAKLLA
- a CDS encoding flotillin family protein, whose translation is MLFDLLSLPIVGIVLLVLVVGVVVLVYARTIYKNAGPDEALVITGKKSKKTIVDGATLEESGQRVVHGQGVFITPFFQKAFKISLRSRAIEITAVAQDRNGITLTVEAVAIVKVGDDPTAIRAAAQRFLGQDKNIDNFAQEVLSGSLRSSIGATDVMTIIQKRDELGSSVLATARESLANQGVDVDSFEIKGITDENDYIRDLGRAEQAKVRRQAEVAEHQANREAQEASIIAEQAVAEAQNTLALRKAALQLDTDKAAAEAAASKPLAEAKAQQAIVQEQELTAKRRASLRKAELDSEVNAVADADAYRVRVSANAAAEARVSAANADRDSRVASAEAIRAEGQANADAILARGSAEAEATRLSAQAVAEQSEALIQLRLVEMLPKIAHELAAPMGNIDQLTVISTDGASQLSKNVASGFSEVDAVLASTMGVGIKDLLGGLIGGTAAGTALARTRATEGFLSADEASGVPDAPVAADAV